In a single window of the Rhopalosiphum padi isolate XX-2018 chromosome 1, ASM2088224v1, whole genome shotgun sequence genome:
- the LOC132931964 gene encoding DDB1- and CUL4-associated factor 8-like isoform X1 — protein sequence MSDMDSDSSTDSDNNNSSPFFNHYLGYPHGYYEHDIESPGLETDDSSDSDVIPNLSHFDSTSSDSEASLNNTSDEFDCQDNDSSCSSRNSSTFKLFKQRHINKMKAIRSKSNYWCLPRELYNREIGHYNRRAQWGYKFYQSTVGVQKLKLSKQLKGHQGCVNSLDFNKTGEIIASGSDDFRICLWNWSNGKCLLNYSSLHTRNIFQTKFLTTQGGTHIVSSGRDGLVVLSAVNNYDFIYSKIIARHESSCNKVGVHHEIPYVVLSCGDDGIVKNIDIRESPINENERITNILHIKNVHGTSMHLYGIDINPMNPFEFIVNGDDEYVRMYDKRKLTVDPVKLFHRELKNTKPEKTGDSAINEIDDSAINGTDNSDVDGSDDGAVDGAVNDAFDIADIGAIANDNVNSDYEEYEVSSSASPSHYLSHITSAVYSYCGTEILASYSEDDIYLFDTYGRSNSVLHSYSGHLNRMTVKGVNFYGPRSDYVVSGSDCGFIFIWDKKTEAIVQRKHADKKGCANVLEAHPHIPTLATSGLDKTIKIWEPLNMSQQPNKKKLRMCVVKNRLDRERHLRIAEQQYHLSHIFLSAVTDLFRTRMGEWLKCITRSAYAHSQPEHSIFGPSHRTHRHIFCV from the exons ATGTCTGATATGGACTCAGATTCATCAACAGATAGTGACAATAACAATTCATCTCCTTTTTTCAACCATTATTTGGGTTATCCTCATGGCTATTATGAACATGATATTGAAAGTCCAGGCCTAGAAACAGATGATTCTTCAGATAGTGATGTTATTCCTAATTTAAGTCATTTTGATTCTACATCTAGTGAT agTGAAGCATCATTAAACAACACTTCAGATGAATTTGATTGTCAAGATAATGATTCATCTTGTAGTTCGAGAAATTCatctacatttaaattattcaaacaaaggcatattaataaaatgaaagcCATTCGTTCAAAATCCAATTATTGGTGTCTTCCTAGAGAATTATATAACAG AGAAATTGGCCATTATAACCGCCGCGCTCAGTGGGGTTATAAGTTCTATCAATCAACTGTTGGTGTGCAAAAACTCAAACTGAGTAAACAACTAAAAGGCCATCAAGGATGTGTAAATTCactagattttaataaaactggTGAAATTATAGCTAGTGGATCAGATGATTTTAGAATATGTTTATGGAATTGGTCAAATGGAAAGTGCTTACTCAATTACAGTAGTTTACATACTAGgaatatttttcaa ACTAAATTTCTCACTACACAGGGAGGTACTCACATTGTATCGAGTGGACGGGATGGCTTAGTTGTATTGTCTgctgtaaataattatgattttatatatagcAAAATAATAGCACGACATGAAAGCTCTTGCAATAAAGTTGGTGTACATCATGAAATACCATATGTAGTTCTTAGTTGTGGAGATGATGGAatcgttaaaaatatagatatacgtGAATCTCCTATTAATGAAAACGAAAGAATTACCAA TATACTACATATCAAAAATGTGCATGGAACTTCTATGCATCTATATGGTATTGACATTAATCCTATGAATCCATTTGAGTTTATTGTAAATGGTGATGATGAATATGTAAGAATGTATGACAAAAGAAAACTAACTGTGGATCCAGTTAAACTATTCCATCGTGaacttaaaaatactaaaccagaaaaa ACTGGTGATAGTGCTATTAATGAAATTGATGATAGTGCTATTAATGGCACTGATAATAGTGATGTTGATGGCAGTGATGATGGTGCTGTTGATGGAGCTGTCAATGATGCTTTTGATATTGCTGACATTGGTGCTATTGCAAATGACAATGTTAATTCTGACTATGAAGAATACGAGGTTTCAAGTTCAGCCTCACCTTCTCACTATTTATCTCATATTACATCTGCTGTGTACAGCTATTGTGGAACTGAAATTTTAGCATCTTATAGTGAAGATGATATTTATCTATTTGATACTTATGGTCGATCAAATTCTGTATTACACAGTTATAGTGGCCATCTAAATAGAATGActg tcAAAGGTGTCAATTTTTATGGTCCAAGAAGCGATTATGTAGTATCTGGATCAGATTGTGGATTTATCTTTATATGGGATAAAAAAACTGAAGCTATTGTCCAAAGAAAACATGCTGATAAAAAAGGATGT gctAATGTATTAGAAGCACATCCACATATACCAACCTTAGCAACTAGTGGTCtggataaaactataaaaatatgggAACCTTTAAATATGTCTCAacaaccaaataaaaaaaagctcagaatg tgtgtCGTTAAAAATAGACTTGACAGAGAACGACACCTAAGGATAGCAGAACAACAATATCATTTGAGTCAT ATTTTTCTATCGGCGGTGACAGATCTGTTTCGGACGCGAATGGGCGAATGGTTGAAGTGTATCACGAGGTCTGCTTATGCGCACAGTCAACCCGAACATTCTATATTCGGTCCATCCCATCGGACCCATCgtcatatattttgtgtataa
- the LOC132922303 gene encoding vacuolar fusion protein CCZ1 homolog — MPTEVSVQNLYIFNSTLSKTEDDGAKKILFYYPENEDENKKVLNVGHIEAVICFARNFNANESCESLRTEKTLQVLYNAEPDFWIVITVSAESKFNQKSSESPDEHVYCTYNLQEPIYLAILKHWYNTFQMTVGCMTKLMNDNDPDYLRLMLNKFYSKYLQSTDVSSHTFMDMFQGISFLPLDNVIHLYAQSFLNIIENTFQQVHFTMLLYNDSLVWSGLNKRQTQLVYSYILMWVLPEIAKKDNVVKGNLVQQCLPNQLVGKFITNIWAVKSDSWISDLGKVPILWLNDENDKSFKSYRLVMYKAHHSIVCMFVKMENPLTADLYNSLDQFLGTKLYLLSEKMKNTVEKTLASKLYTERPAKFVYFNAMNLAIKNSIKYSNSIATTNRPSEFNLSPDALRVLVDISSQQSCMHPTYSVMIKTSNDNWVAGRLCNSREIYIVLNQKLTKLYDVDSEIQSLCAQEFGTIFFYD; from the exons atgccgACTGAAGTCTCTGTTCagaatttgtacatttttaactcGACATTATCAAAAACTGAGGACGAT ggcgctaaaaaaatattattttattatccagAAAATGAGGACGAAAACAAAAAAGTGCTCAATGTCGGTCACATTGAAGCTGTCATTTGCTTTGCACG AAACTTTAATGCAAATGAGTCATGTGAATCTTTACGCACTGAAAAAACATTACAAGTGTTATACAATGCGGAGCCAGATTTTTGGatagttatt ACTGTGTCAGCAGaaagtaaatttaatcaaaagtcTTCTGAGTCCCCAGATGAACATGTATATTGCACATATAATCTTCAAGAACCAATTTATTTGGCTATCTTAAAACACTggtataatacatttcaaatgaCTGTTGGCTGTATGACTAAGCTAATGAATGATAATGATCCAGATTATCTCAGACTTATGCTTAACAAATTTTATAGCAAG TATTTACAGAGTACTGATGTATCGAGTCATACATTTATGGATATGTTTCAAGGCATCAGTTTTCTTCCTCTAGACAATGTTATTCATTTGTATGCGCAgagttttctaaatattatcgaAAACACATTTCAACAAGTACATTTTACAATGTTACTTTATAATGATTCACTTGTTtg GAGTGGTCTGAATAAACGTCAAACTCAACTTGTGTATTCCTATATTTTAATGTGGGTTTTACCAGAAATTGCAAAGAAAGACAATGTAGTCAAAGGAAATTTAGTACAACAATGTTTGCCTAATCAATTAGTTGGAAA gtttataacaaatatttgggCAGTGAAATCAGATAGTTGGATTAGTGATTTGGGTAAGGTCCCTATTTTATGGTTGAATGAtgaaaatgataaatcatttaaaagctATAGGCTAGTTATGTATAAAGCTCATCATTCAATTGTATGCATGTTTGTTAAAA tGGAAAATCCACTTACGGCAGATTTGTATAATAGCTTAGATCAATTTCTTGGGACAAAATTATATCTGTTatcagaaaaaatgaaaaatacagttGAAAAGACATTGGCTTCAAAATTATACACTGAAAGACCtgctaaatttgtatattttaatgctaTGAATTTagcaattaaaaattcaattaagtATTCAAACTCCATTGCTACAACTAATAGACCATCTGAATTTAATCTTAGTCCAGATGCATTACGAGTCTTAGTAGATATTAGCAGTCAACAATCCTG tatgcACCCAACCTATTCTGTTATGATAAAAACATCTAACGATAATTGGGTAGCTGGTAGGTTATGTAATTCACGAGAAATTTATATAGTACTGAATCAAAAGTTGACTAAATTATACGATGTAGATt CTGAAATTCAAAGTCTTTGTGCACAGGAATttggaacaatatttttttatgattaa
- the LOC132931964 gene encoding DDB1- and CUL4-associated factor 8-like isoform X2 yields the protein MSDMDSDSSTDSDNNNSSPFFNHYLGYPHGYYEHDIESPGLETDDSSDSDVIPNLSHFDSTSSDSEASLNNTSDEFDCQDNDSSCSSRNSSTFKLFKQRHINKMKAIRSKSNYWCLPRELYNREIGHYNRRAQWGYKFYQSTVGVQKLKLSKQLKGHQGCVNSLDFNKTGEIIASGSDDFRICLWNWSNGKCLLNYSSLHTRNIFQTKFLTTQGGTHIVSSGRDGLVVLSAVNNYDFIYSKIIARHESSCNKVGVHHEIPYVVLSCGDDGIVKNIDIRESPINENERITNILHIKNVHGTSMHLYGIDINPMNPFEFIVNGDDEYVRMYDKRKLTVDPVKLFHRELKNTKPEKTGDSAINEIDDSAINGTDNSDVDGSDDGAVDGAVNDAFDIADIGAIANDNVNSDYEEYEVSSSASPSHYLSHITSAVYSYCGTEILASYSEDDIYLFDTYGRSNSVLHSYSGHLNRMTVKGVNFYGPRSDYVVSGSDCGFIFIWDKKTEAIVQRKHADKKGCANVLEAHPHIPTLATSGLDKTIKIWEPLNMSQQPNKKKLRMCVVKNRLDRERHLRIAEQQYHLSHMI from the exons ATGTCTGATATGGACTCAGATTCATCAACAGATAGTGACAATAACAATTCATCTCCTTTTTTCAACCATTATTTGGGTTATCCTCATGGCTATTATGAACATGATATTGAAAGTCCAGGCCTAGAAACAGATGATTCTTCAGATAGTGATGTTATTCCTAATTTAAGTCATTTTGATTCTACATCTAGTGAT agTGAAGCATCATTAAACAACACTTCAGATGAATTTGATTGTCAAGATAATGATTCATCTTGTAGTTCGAGAAATTCatctacatttaaattattcaaacaaaggcatattaataaaatgaaagcCATTCGTTCAAAATCCAATTATTGGTGTCTTCCTAGAGAATTATATAACAG AGAAATTGGCCATTATAACCGCCGCGCTCAGTGGGGTTATAAGTTCTATCAATCAACTGTTGGTGTGCAAAAACTCAAACTGAGTAAACAACTAAAAGGCCATCAAGGATGTGTAAATTCactagattttaataaaactggTGAAATTATAGCTAGTGGATCAGATGATTTTAGAATATGTTTATGGAATTGGTCAAATGGAAAGTGCTTACTCAATTACAGTAGTTTACATACTAGgaatatttttcaa ACTAAATTTCTCACTACACAGGGAGGTACTCACATTGTATCGAGTGGACGGGATGGCTTAGTTGTATTGTCTgctgtaaataattatgattttatatatagcAAAATAATAGCACGACATGAAAGCTCTTGCAATAAAGTTGGTGTACATCATGAAATACCATATGTAGTTCTTAGTTGTGGAGATGATGGAatcgttaaaaatatagatatacgtGAATCTCCTATTAATGAAAACGAAAGAATTACCAA TATACTACATATCAAAAATGTGCATGGAACTTCTATGCATCTATATGGTATTGACATTAATCCTATGAATCCATTTGAGTTTATTGTAAATGGTGATGATGAATATGTAAGAATGTATGACAAAAGAAAACTAACTGTGGATCCAGTTAAACTATTCCATCGTGaacttaaaaatactaaaccagaaaaa ACTGGTGATAGTGCTATTAATGAAATTGATGATAGTGCTATTAATGGCACTGATAATAGTGATGTTGATGGCAGTGATGATGGTGCTGTTGATGGAGCTGTCAATGATGCTTTTGATATTGCTGACATTGGTGCTATTGCAAATGACAATGTTAATTCTGACTATGAAGAATACGAGGTTTCAAGTTCAGCCTCACCTTCTCACTATTTATCTCATATTACATCTGCTGTGTACAGCTATTGTGGAACTGAAATTTTAGCATCTTATAGTGAAGATGATATTTATCTATTTGATACTTATGGTCGATCAAATTCTGTATTACACAGTTATAGTGGCCATCTAAATAGAATGActg tcAAAGGTGTCAATTTTTATGGTCCAAGAAGCGATTATGTAGTATCTGGATCAGATTGTGGATTTATCTTTATATGGGATAAAAAAACTGAAGCTATTGTCCAAAGAAAACATGCTGATAAAAAAGGATGT gctAATGTATTAGAAGCACATCCACATATACCAACCTTAGCAACTAGTGGTCtggataaaactataaaaatatgggAACCTTTAAATATGTCTCAacaaccaaataaaaaaaagctcagaatg tgtgtCGTTAAAAATAGACTTGACAGAGAACGACACCTAAGGATAGCAGAACAACAATATCATTTGAGTCAT atGATTTAG
- the LOC132931964 gene encoding DDB1- and CUL4-associated factor 8-like isoform X4, which produces MSDMDSDSSTDSDNNNSSPFFNHYLGYPHGYYEHDIESPGLETDDSSDSDVIPNLSHFDSTSSDSEASLNNTSDEFDCQDNDSSCSSRNSSTFKLFKQRHINKMKAIRSKSNYWCLPRELYNREIGHYNRRAQWGYKFYQSTVGVQKLKLSKQLKGHQGCVNSLDFNKTGEIIASGSDDFRICLWNWSNGKCLLNYSSLHTRNIFQTKFLTTQGGTHIVSSGRDGLVVLSAVNNYDFIYSKIIARHESSCNKVGVHHEIPYVVLSCGDDGIVKNIDIRESPINENERITNILHIKNVHGTSMHLYGIDINPMNPFEFIVNGDDEYVRMYDKRKLTVDPVKLFHRELKNTKPEKTGDSAINEIDDSAINGTDNSDVDGSDDGAVDGAVNDAFDIADIGAIANDNVNSDYEEYEVSSSASPSHYLSHITSAVYSYCGTEILASYSEDDIYLFDTYGRSNSVLHSYSGHLNRMTVKGVNFYGPRSDYVVSGSDCGFIFIWDKKTEAIVQRKHADKKGCANVLEAHPHIPTLATSGLDKTIKIWEPLNMSQQPNKKKLRMMI; this is translated from the exons ATGTCTGATATGGACTCAGATTCATCAACAGATAGTGACAATAACAATTCATCTCCTTTTTTCAACCATTATTTGGGTTATCCTCATGGCTATTATGAACATGATATTGAAAGTCCAGGCCTAGAAACAGATGATTCTTCAGATAGTGATGTTATTCCTAATTTAAGTCATTTTGATTCTACATCTAGTGAT agTGAAGCATCATTAAACAACACTTCAGATGAATTTGATTGTCAAGATAATGATTCATCTTGTAGTTCGAGAAATTCatctacatttaaattattcaaacaaaggcatattaataaaatgaaagcCATTCGTTCAAAATCCAATTATTGGTGTCTTCCTAGAGAATTATATAACAG AGAAATTGGCCATTATAACCGCCGCGCTCAGTGGGGTTATAAGTTCTATCAATCAACTGTTGGTGTGCAAAAACTCAAACTGAGTAAACAACTAAAAGGCCATCAAGGATGTGTAAATTCactagattttaataaaactggTGAAATTATAGCTAGTGGATCAGATGATTTTAGAATATGTTTATGGAATTGGTCAAATGGAAAGTGCTTACTCAATTACAGTAGTTTACATACTAGgaatatttttcaa ACTAAATTTCTCACTACACAGGGAGGTACTCACATTGTATCGAGTGGACGGGATGGCTTAGTTGTATTGTCTgctgtaaataattatgattttatatatagcAAAATAATAGCACGACATGAAAGCTCTTGCAATAAAGTTGGTGTACATCATGAAATACCATATGTAGTTCTTAGTTGTGGAGATGATGGAatcgttaaaaatatagatatacgtGAATCTCCTATTAATGAAAACGAAAGAATTACCAA TATACTACATATCAAAAATGTGCATGGAACTTCTATGCATCTATATGGTATTGACATTAATCCTATGAATCCATTTGAGTTTATTGTAAATGGTGATGATGAATATGTAAGAATGTATGACAAAAGAAAACTAACTGTGGATCCAGTTAAACTATTCCATCGTGaacttaaaaatactaaaccagaaaaa ACTGGTGATAGTGCTATTAATGAAATTGATGATAGTGCTATTAATGGCACTGATAATAGTGATGTTGATGGCAGTGATGATGGTGCTGTTGATGGAGCTGTCAATGATGCTTTTGATATTGCTGACATTGGTGCTATTGCAAATGACAATGTTAATTCTGACTATGAAGAATACGAGGTTTCAAGTTCAGCCTCACCTTCTCACTATTTATCTCATATTACATCTGCTGTGTACAGCTATTGTGGAACTGAAATTTTAGCATCTTATAGTGAAGATGATATTTATCTATTTGATACTTATGGTCGATCAAATTCTGTATTACACAGTTATAGTGGCCATCTAAATAGAATGActg tcAAAGGTGTCAATTTTTATGGTCCAAGAAGCGATTATGTAGTATCTGGATCAGATTGTGGATTTATCTTTATATGGGATAAAAAAACTGAAGCTATTGTCCAAAGAAAACATGCTGATAAAAAAGGATGT gctAATGTATTAGAAGCACATCCACATATACCAACCTTAGCAACTAGTGGTCtggataaaactataaaaatatgggAACCTTTAAATATGTCTCAacaaccaaataaaaaaaagctcagaatg atGATTTAG
- the LOC132931964 gene encoding DDB1- and CUL4-associated factor 8-like isoform X3, whose amino-acid sequence MSDMDSDSSTDSDNNNSSPFFNHYLGYPHGYYEHDIESPGLETDDSSDSDVIPNLSHFDSTSSDSEASLNNTSDEFDCQDNDSSCSSRNSSTFKLFKQRHINKMKAIRSKSNYWCLPRELYNREIGHYNRRAQWGYKFYQSTVGVQKLKLSKQLKGHQGCVNSLDFNKTGEIIASGSDDFRICLWNWSNGKCLLNYSSLHTRNIFQTKFLTTQGGTHIVSSGRDGLVVLSAVNNYDFIYSKIIARHESSCNKVGVHHEIPYVVLSCGDDGIVKNIDIRESPINENERITNILHIKNVHGTSMHLYGIDINPMNPFEFIVNGDDEYVRMYDKRKLTVDPVKLFHRELKNTKPEKTGDSAINEIDDSAINGTDNSDVDGSDDGAVDGAVNDAFDIADIGAIANDNVNSDYEEYEVSSSASPSHYLSHITSAVYSYCGTEILASYSEDDIYLFDTYGRSNSVLHSYSGHLNRMTVKGVNFYGPRSDYVVSGSDCGFIFIWDKKTEAIVQRKHADKKGCANVLEAHPHIPTLATSGLDKTIKIWEPLNMSQQPNKKKLRMLF is encoded by the exons ATGTCTGATATGGACTCAGATTCATCAACAGATAGTGACAATAACAATTCATCTCCTTTTTTCAACCATTATTTGGGTTATCCTCATGGCTATTATGAACATGATATTGAAAGTCCAGGCCTAGAAACAGATGATTCTTCAGATAGTGATGTTATTCCTAATTTAAGTCATTTTGATTCTACATCTAGTGAT agTGAAGCATCATTAAACAACACTTCAGATGAATTTGATTGTCAAGATAATGATTCATCTTGTAGTTCGAGAAATTCatctacatttaaattattcaaacaaaggcatattaataaaatgaaagcCATTCGTTCAAAATCCAATTATTGGTGTCTTCCTAGAGAATTATATAACAG AGAAATTGGCCATTATAACCGCCGCGCTCAGTGGGGTTATAAGTTCTATCAATCAACTGTTGGTGTGCAAAAACTCAAACTGAGTAAACAACTAAAAGGCCATCAAGGATGTGTAAATTCactagattttaataaaactggTGAAATTATAGCTAGTGGATCAGATGATTTTAGAATATGTTTATGGAATTGGTCAAATGGAAAGTGCTTACTCAATTACAGTAGTTTACATACTAGgaatatttttcaa ACTAAATTTCTCACTACACAGGGAGGTACTCACATTGTATCGAGTGGACGGGATGGCTTAGTTGTATTGTCTgctgtaaataattatgattttatatatagcAAAATAATAGCACGACATGAAAGCTCTTGCAATAAAGTTGGTGTACATCATGAAATACCATATGTAGTTCTTAGTTGTGGAGATGATGGAatcgttaaaaatatagatatacgtGAATCTCCTATTAATGAAAACGAAAGAATTACCAA TATACTACATATCAAAAATGTGCATGGAACTTCTATGCATCTATATGGTATTGACATTAATCCTATGAATCCATTTGAGTTTATTGTAAATGGTGATGATGAATATGTAAGAATGTATGACAAAAGAAAACTAACTGTGGATCCAGTTAAACTATTCCATCGTGaacttaaaaatactaaaccagaaaaa ACTGGTGATAGTGCTATTAATGAAATTGATGATAGTGCTATTAATGGCACTGATAATAGTGATGTTGATGGCAGTGATGATGGTGCTGTTGATGGAGCTGTCAATGATGCTTTTGATATTGCTGACATTGGTGCTATTGCAAATGACAATGTTAATTCTGACTATGAAGAATACGAGGTTTCAAGTTCAGCCTCACCTTCTCACTATTTATCTCATATTACATCTGCTGTGTACAGCTATTGTGGAACTGAAATTTTAGCATCTTATAGTGAAGATGATATTTATCTATTTGATACTTATGGTCGATCAAATTCTGTATTACACAGTTATAGTGGCCATCTAAATAGAATGActg tcAAAGGTGTCAATTTTTATGGTCCAAGAAGCGATTATGTAGTATCTGGATCAGATTGTGGATTTATCTTTATATGGGATAAAAAAACTGAAGCTATTGTCCAAAGAAAACATGCTGATAAAAAAGGATGT gctAATGTATTAGAAGCACATCCACATATACCAACCTTAGCAACTAGTGGTCtggataaaactataaaaatatgggAACCTTTAAATATGTCTCAacaaccaaataaaaaaaagctcagaatg ttgttttaa
- the LOC132931965 gene encoding BOS complex subunit TMEM147 — protein sequence MTLYHFGNCVTLLYVPHYLTYKYANLSEYGAFWKCIQGGIIYTFTQLCKMLILATFFPANEASITTLSLTNFLKSSVDLADIAGIYVILQSIPGKGHAKVMTAGIGWAGAEILLTRFLLLWVGARGTEFDWKYTQKCLESNINLMHHIMTAALVWLWSRHDLSKLQSKFSPFAAVSILLLLSVYRSVVIDSLAAWLLIDPWSIIAIKGVYTIVLGLIMLKYYTRLSTLIGMY from the exons ATGACGTTGTATCATTTTGGTAATTGTGTCACTTTATTATACGTGCCACACTATTTAACGTACAAATACGCAAATCT atctgAGTATGGAGCATTTTGGAAGTGCATACAAGGAggtattatctatacatttacCCAACTGTGCAAGATGTTGATTTTAGCAACGTTTTTTCCGGCTAATGAGGCGTCTATAACCACATTGAGTTTAACG AATTTCCTCAAAAGCTCCGTTGATTTAGCAGATATTGCTGGAATCTATGTTATATTGCAAAGCATACCCGGCAAAGGGCATGCTAAGGTAATGACAGCAGGCATTGGCTGGGCGGGTGCTGAAATATTATTGACCCGTTTTCTGCTCTTATGGGTGGGTGCAAGAGGCACTGAATTTGATTGGAAGTACACACAAAAATGTCTGGAATCTAATATAAATTTG atgcaTCATATAATGACTGCTGCATTAGTTTGGTTATGGTCCAGACACGATTTATCCAAATTACAATCAAAATTTTCACCATTTGCTGCGGTTAGCATTCTTCTGTTGCTGTCTGTTTACCGTTCAGTGGTTATAGACTCTCTTGCTGCTTGGCTTTTAATTGATCCCTGGTCAATAATCGCTATCAAAGGAGTTTACACAATTGTTTTAGGTTTAATCatgctaaaatattatactagacTTTCGACATTAATTGGaatgtattaa